In Maniola jurtina chromosome Z, ilManJurt1.1, whole genome shotgun sequence, the genomic window GATTATATCAAAGATCAAAATATGTGTGGATCAGAAGATTTTTATCCGCAATTTGAGGCTTGATCCTATTGTTTTTAATAGGGAGTACAATGATCCTCTTTCAGGTAAAAATAAGGATCCCCTTTTCGACTGACCTTGTATAAATAACACGATATACAGTATACACCGTACCGTTTACACGGATACCGTAAAAGTGGATAAAGCACTGTCCGTGTGCAAACTCATGGGGCTTTCATTTTGTAGATAAACTGAAACTTTTTCGTTGTACGACGCTACTCGTCCTTACGTCGTAACACACTAGCTTTGGTAGTCTCAGTCATCCATTATGTTACGgttgtattgaaaaaaaaacccagTGCGATGGGCGTTTATTTTATCGTTCCATATCTCTGCATGGTACAGTCGGCTACACCATGCGGGACATCCGATACAAATGGAACGAGGGGCCCAACTCTGTCGGAGTGTCGAGCGAGGTGTCGCTCCCGCAGTTCAAGGTGCTCGGCCATCGCCAGCGAGCCATGGAGATCTCGCTCACGACAGGTATGAACCACACTTGCAAACCTCGTACTTCTGTTTCCCTCTGCATGTCTATAGCTTGATCGCGATCATTTTGATCTTCTTAAATACCAGCTCAGATGCTGCGTCATTCTGAGTTCATTACTTTTCATTTCTTTATGCATCATAGAAATCCTACAGTTGAATGAGTAGTTACTAAAAGTGAATTGTTTTGCAGGAAACTATTCGCGACTGGCATGTGAAATTCAGTTCGTACGCTCGATGGGCTACTATCTCATTCAGATTTACATTCCGTCTGGGCTGATCGTGATCATCTCTTGGGTCTCCTTCTGGCTGAACCGGAACGCTACGCCCGCCAGGGTGTCGCTCGGCGTCACCACCGTCTTGACCATGACTACGCTAATGTCTTCGACCAATGCTGCTCTCCCGAAAATCTCGTATGTCAAGTCAATTGATGTCTATCTGGGCACCTGCTTCGTTATGGTCTTCGCTAGTCTACTAGGTAACAAAAGATATCGAATTTGCATATTATTacgtaattataaaaatttccataaatTTTTCGatgatttattttgtaattactATGCAAACTAATAgtgttaaaagtttatttaagatTACAATTTTTGACTCGAATTAACGCACTGTTACATTTGATGGTATGTTACTCAGTGGTGTGATGCGATGCGTCTTTCTGGATGAGATTATGCAATATGCAACGTACGAGCACATGAACATTTTATGTTGCATATTTTTTGTAGTTtcacaaattatattttattcaaaatttaaactGCATATTATATATTGCGTATTCGTACGTTGCAATACTTAAATTGATAATTTTAGCTACGCGTTGTTGACTGGGGATTATTTCCTAAATGTTGTCTTCTCTGCAGAGTACGCGACCGTGGGCTACATGGCGAAAAGGATTCAGATGCGCAAACAACGGTTCACTGCCGTTCAAAAAATGGCTGCCGAGAAGAAAATGCAAATCGACGGTGTTCCCGGGCCTTCAGTTCCTGAGCCTCTGCCTCCACCTCGCACCAGCACCCTGACCAGGCCTGCGCCGCCGAGTCGATCATCGGTGAGTTCAATACTAACTCCAACTTTGACCTTTCATGTTTCTGTGAACTGTTGATTCTACCTATAATTAAGTCTTACAATCCTCACACACAGGAAGTGCGATTCAAGGTCCACGACCAGAAAGTGTACTCGAAGGGTGGCCCTTTGGACAACAGTATCAACGGACGTGGCGGACCTTCGGCCTCTATGCAATCCCTTCCTCACTCGATCCACTCAGCCCATCCCGCTCACCCGGCCTTGCCTGCACACGCAGCGCTCCCGGCCCACGTTACCCTCCCGGCACACGCGGCTCTTCCAGCACATACGGCGATACCAGCGCACACAGTGCTGCCGGCCCACGCAGCGCCACCGGCTGCCCCGGCCCCGCCGCCTGAGGGTGAAGAAGCTGTAGCACCACACCTAATCCAAGCATCAAAGGTTTGTATACGTTCCTACAGTTGTTTCTTTGCGATTGTATCTTTTTCGGTATTATGTACTTATGCATTGCAAAACTCCAGCATTGCGAATGTCTCGGCGAATATCCTAAGCGAATGTATTGCTGCACGTTCCAAATTTTGTTGCATTCATTTAATTGTAAACGTCAAGTTCGAACATTTTGCAGGGCA contains:
- the LOC123880614 gene encoding gamma-aminobutyric acid receptor subunit beta-like is translated as MHGPRPRALRSLAAVVALALAWLPHADHAAGAGRGGMFGDVNISAILDSLSVSYDKRVRPNYGGPPVDVGVTMYVLSISSLSEVKMDFTLDFYFRQFWTDPRLAYNKRPGVETLSVGSEFIRNIWVPDTFFVNEKQSYFHIATTSNEFIRIHHSGSITRSIRLTITASCPMDLQYFPMDRQLCNIEIESFGYTMRDIRYKWNEGPNSVGVSSEVSLPQFKVLGHRQRAMEISLTTGNYSRLACEIQFVRSMGYYLIQIYIPSGLIVIISWVSFWLNRNATPARVSLGVTTVLTMTTLMSSTNAALPKISYVKSIDVYLGTCFVMVFASLLEYATVGYMAKRIQMRKQRFTAVQKMAAEKKMQIDGVPGPSVPEPLPPPRTSTLTRPAPPSRSSSYNPHTQEVRFKVHDQKVYSKGGPLDNSINGRGGPSASMQSLPHSIHSAHPAHPALPAHAALPAHVTLPAHAALPAHTAIPAHTVLPAHAAPPAAPAPPPEGEEAVAPHLIQASKGITKILGTTPSDIDKYSRIVFPVCFVCFNLMYWIIYLHVSDVVADDLVLLGEEN